CTCATCATCTAAATCATACTCACGCTCAAATCCTCTAAGAACCATTTTACTAATACCACAACGTGTAGAATGCTTAAAAATGCCTACAGGTTTCGATTTAGATTCCTCTAGTATTTTATCCAATTGAGAAACATCAGAAAGTAGTTTCCAAGGCACTTCCTTAATTTCTTCTTTTGCAATGTCTCTTGAGCTTTTAAATTTATCGAAGAATCCCATAGTCGTATTTTTATGTAAAATTAATAAATGATTTCCTGCTCTCAACTTTTAGACCTGTAAATTCTTGTTAAACACTAGTGTTTCTATAGTAAAACAAGTTCAAATCCTTACATTTGTAAGAGATAAAGAATAACCAATAAAATAGATATATTATTATGGGAAAAGGATTTTTTCATGTGCCGCCAGCGGTAAATGAACCAATTAAGAGTTATGCTCCTGGATCGCCAGAGCGTGAAGAGGTTTTAAACACCTACAAAGAGTTATATAACAGTACTGTTGAAGTACCTTGTTATATAAACGGAAAAGAGGTTAAAACTGGAGATACTGCTACTATGCATCCGCCTCACGACCATAAACATACATTAGGTACCTACCACAAAGCAACAAGGGAAAACGTTGAAGAAGCTATTGAAGGTTCTTTAAAAGCTCGCCAAGAATGGGCAGATCTTCCTTGGGAACAACGTGCAGCTGTATTTTTAAGAGCAGCCGAGCTTATTGCAGGACCATATAGAGCAAAAATAAATGCCGCTACCATGCTAGCGCAGTCTAAAACAATATTTCAAGCAGAAATAGATTCAGCTTGTGAGTTGATTGACTTTCTACGATTTAACGTAGAATATATGACACAGATTTTTGACGATCAACCAGAATCTACATCTGAGGCTTGGAATCGTGTTGAGTACAGACCATTAGAAGGTTTTGTATATGCAATTACACCATTTAACTTTACTGCTATTGCAGGAAACCTTCCTGCAAGTGCAGCATTAATGGGTAATGTAGCACTTTGGAAACCAAGTGATAGCCAAGTATACTCTGCACAAGTTGTGATGGAAGTATTTAAGGAGGCTGGTGTACCAGATGGTGTTATTAATATGGTAATGGGAGATCCTGTTATGATTTCTGATGTTGCAATAAGTCACCCAGATTTTACAGGCCTACACTTTACAGGAAGTACTAATGTTTTTCAAGATTTATGGAAAACAATTGGAAACAATATACATACTTATAAAACATACCCAAGAATTGTGGGAGAAACTGGTGGAAAAGATTTCATCATGGCTCACAAATCTGCAGATGCTAAACAAGTTGCAACAGCAATTGCAAGAGGTGCATTCGAATTTCAGGGTCAGAAATGTAGTGCATGTTCAAGATGTTACATCCCTAAGAGTTTATGGGCAGATGTAAAAAAATATCTTGTTGAAGATGTAAAATCATTTAAAATGGGATCTCCGGAAGATATGGGGAACTTTGTAACTGCGGTTATACACGAAGGCTCTTTTGATAAACTAGCTAGTTATATAGATAAAGCTAAAGAAGATAAAGATGCAGAGATAATTGTTGGCGGAAACTACGACAAGAGTAAAGGTTGGTTTGTTGAACCTACAGTAATTGTAACAGACAACCCTAAGTATACAACAATGCAAACAGAATTATTTGGACCTGTTGTTACCATTTATGTATACGAAGATGAAGAGTTTGATGACACTTTAAAGTTAGTTGATGAAACATCTATCTACGCTTTAACAGGATCTATATTCTCTACAGATAGACATGCTGCAGCACACGCTACTAAAGCATTACAAAACTGCGCAGGTAATTTCTACATAAACGACAAGTGTACTGGTGCTGTAGTTGGGCAACAACCATTTGGTGGTGCTAGAGCAAGTGGTACTAATGATAAAGCTGGTAGTAAGCTTAACTTATTACGTTGGGTATCTCCAAGGTTAATTAAGGAAACTTTTGTTGCTCCTAAAGATTACAGATATCCTTTCTTAGGTGAAGATTAAAACCTAAGCTTCTTAAATACAAAAAGAGCCTTCAAAATTTGAAGGCTCTTTTTTTATGTTTCATATTCTAACTAAATAGAATAATAGAGATTTATTTTTTCTCTGCTGGCGGCGCATTAAGCTTTTGGCTTGCTTCCATTGAAATTGCAGAGCGGTCAAAAGTTATTTTACCTGCACCGGTTTCTATGACTACAGCACCTAGCTTATCACTAAAATCTAGAATCTTACCGTGCATACCACTTTTAGTAACAATACGGTCTCCTTTTTTTAATTCTTTAGCAAATGCCTTTTCTTTCTTTTGTCTTTTCATCTGTGGTGCAATCATAAAGAAATACACTACAGCGAACATTGCCAATATTGGCAAAAAACTTCCTAAATCTCCCATTTATAATTATTTAGCTTCTGGAGTACCAGCTGCTTTTTTCTTAGGCGTTACAAACGCTTTAATTTTAATTAATTCTTTACCTGCTTCTGTGTTAGCAGTAATGTTAACTGTCTTAACTTGCTGGTTAGGCTTTCCGTTAGAGTTAAACTTTACTAACATTTTACCTTCTGCACCTGGAGCAATAGGCTCTTTAGACCAAGTTGGTACAGTACAACCACAGCTACCTTTAGCGTTTGTTACTACTAATGGTGCTTTTCCTGTGTTAGTAAATGTAAACTCATGCTCTACCACATCACCTTCGTTTATAGTACCAAAGTCGTGCTCAGTTTTAGAAAATTCCATAACTGGAAAATCTCCTGCTTGTGCATCACGCTCTGCTGCTGCTGCAACGTTCTCTTCGTTTACTTTGTCTGCTGCATTTTCTTTACAAGATGTAAACACCATTGCTGCTGCTGCAAACATTACTAAAATTCCTTTTTTCATAATTAGGTATTCTTTTAATGATTAAATTAAGTTTGTTTAAGATGTAAAAATACTAAAAATATCAGACTACATTAAACCGCGTCCCATTTTATTCAATTTTCCATCTGCTTTAAACTCTTTACTTATTTTATCTAAAATTCCGTTTATAAATATGCTACTCTTTGGAGTACTATATTCTTTGGCAATTTCCAGATATTCATTTATTGTAACTTTTACTGGTATCGATGGAAATTTAACAAACTCGCATATTGCCATTTTCATAAGAACAGCATCTAACTCTGCTATACGTTCTTTATCCCAATTTGGTGTTTTTTTAGAAATTTCTGATGTGTATTCAACATCATTAAGAATGGTTTTCTGCATAAGTTCCACAGCAAAATCTCTATCTTCTGTATTTCTAAACAATCTTGGGATACCAAAGGCTACATCGTCTTTTTTAGCTTTTTCTATAAGCTTATAAATAGTTGTGTTTACAATTGGCAAATCATCTAGCCAAGTAAGTTTATGATCTTCTAGGTAATCGTATAACTTTTCATTAGGCGCTATGATTTCACTAAAAAACTCTGCAACAAAATTTCTATCTTCTTTAAAAGACTGCTTATCAGACTCAATATAGTTTTGATAAATCTGGCTATTTCTTAGAGACTCCCAAATAATGGTTTTATACTCATCATCTCTTGACCAGTTGGTAAGTTTTCTGTCTGTAATAAGATTGTTAAAATACTCACTAGCATCTAATCGCTTTAAAAGTTCATTATTAATAAACTTTCTGTTTGGTGTTTTCTCTTCCTCTGTCGCCAAGTGCATTTTAGAGGTTTTTTCTAAATAGGATTCTGCGTGGTTTCGGGTTTCAATCATTAAGTTCAACATAAGAAGGAAGAGGTCGTACATATCCTCCATACTTTTCTTCAGGAACTTTTCTTCAGCATTTAAATTTTGATTTTCAGACTGCTCGTATGCATATAAGGATTGCATAACTTTTACCCGAATGTGACGTCTTGTAAGCATAATAATTCAAAAGAGCATTAATAAATAAAAGGGCGAAATCCTTAGTGAATTTCGCCCTGCAAAATTATGTATTTTTAGAAGATTTTACCCTTCGTTTTCCATTTTTCTAGTCGCAATTCTTTGTTGCGCTATTTGCAATGCAGCTGTATGGGTAGTTATCTTATTAACATCTGCAGAGTTAAGTATTTCTAATGTTGTATTAAAAATGTTTTCTGTTTTACGAATAATTTCTTTTTTATCGTACCCTTCTAGTTCTGCATACACGTTAATAATACCACCAGCATTAATTAAGAAATCTGGAGCATAGACAATACCGCGATCTTGCAATATCTTACCGTGCTTATTTTCATCTTCAAGTTGGTTGTTTGCTGCACCTGCAATTACCTTAGCTTTTATTTTATGTATAGTTTCATCATTAACAGTTGCTCCTAAAGCACAAGGTGCGTAAATATCTACGTCTTCACTATAAATATCTGAACCACCATAAATTGAAGCACCATAAGTATCTCTTACATACTCCAAGCGTTCTTGGTTAATGTCACTTATAATTACTTCTGCACCTTCATTGGTAATGTGTTCTACTAAAGATTCTCCAACATGACCAATACCTTGAACAAGTACGCGCTTACCTTCTAGGTTATCATCTCCAAATTTATACTTTGCAGCAGCTTTCATTCCCATGAATACTCCATATGCAGTTATAGGAGAAGGATTACCAGCTCCACCTTTACTTTCTGAAATTCCAGTTACATAAGGTGTTACTTCTCTTACTAAATCCATATCGACTGTTTCCATACCAACATCTTCTGCAGTAATGTACTTACCACTTAAAGAGTGAACGTACTCTCCAAAACTTTTCATAAGCTCTGGTGTTTTCTGAGTTTTAGCATCGCCAATGATAACCGCTTTACCTCCACCTAAATTAAGGCCTGTAATAGCACTCTTAAATGTCATACCACGAGATAGTCTTAGTACATCGTTTAGGGCATCCCATTCGCTTTCGTAATTCCACATTCTAGTTCCTCCTAATGCAGGACCAAGTACCGTACTATGTATCCCGATTATTGCTTTTAAACCCGTATCTTTGTCATTACAGAACACGATTTGTTCGTGATCGTCAAAAGAAAGTTGTCCAAATACTGGTGCGACTTTTTTTAGGTCGCTAGCAGAGATGATATCGTGAGTCATATATAGATATTAAATTATTGTATTTAAAAAAATAGCACGCAAAAATAATGAATATTTCAATGTATAGCTTTATTTGATGTGTTAATTTACAATATTCTCATTCTGAATTCGTTTCAAATCCTTTCATGAAAGAACTTCAACACCTTAACAAGTATTTTTACAAGTACAAATGGCAGCTTATTTTAGGCCTTATAATTACTTTGGTAGCTAAAGTCTTTGCTGTATTAGTCCCAAGATTTATCGGTAATATATCTAATGTTATTGAACAACGTATAAATGGTGGCTTTTCATCAGACTCAACCTATTATGATGCGCTCTTAACCAATATTCTTTTAGTTATTGGCGTAGCATTATTATCTGCTCTTTTCACATTTTTTATGAGACAAACAATCATTGTTGTGTCTAGGCATATAGAGTATGATTTGAAAAATGAAGTTTTTAGACAATACCAAAACCTATCCTTAAACTTTTATAAGAAAAACAGGACTGGAGACTTAATGAACAGAATAAGTGAAGACGTCTCTAAAGTAAGAATGTATGCAGGTCCTGCTTATATGTATAGCGTATCTACATTCGGGATGTTTTTAGTGGCTATTCCTTATATGATTTATCTCTCTCCTACACTTACCTTATATACTATAATACCACTACCTGTCTTATCTTTTGCTATTTACAAATTAAGTAAAGCAATTCATAAGCGCAGTACTGTGGTGCAACAATACCTATCCAAACTAAACACTTTTACACAAGAAAGTTTTAGTGGTATTTCTGTGATTAAGTCTTATGGATTAGAGGCGCAAACCAATACAGGTTTTACAACTTTAGCAAATGACAGTAAAGAGAAGAATATAAACCTTGTAAAGGTACAAGCCTTCTTTTTTCCACTTATGGTATTACTAATTGGTGTAAGTAACATATTAGTGATTTATATTGGTGGCCGTATGCTTATTAATGGTACTATAGAAAATTTTGGAATCTTAGTTCAGTTTCTTCTATATGTAAATATGCTAACATGGCCTGTGGCTGTAATTGGTTGGGTAACCAGCATGATACAACAAGCAGAAGCTTCACAAAAACGTATTAATGAGTTTTTAGTTGAAGAACCTGAAATTAAAAACCTTAATGAAGCACCTTCAAAAATTACAGGTGCCATTGCGTTTAAAAATGTATCCTTTGTTTATGATGATACTGGGATTGAAGCATTAAAAAATATTTCCTTTAAA
This region of Croceibacter atlanticus HTCC2559 genomic DNA includes:
- the pruA gene encoding L-glutamate gamma-semialdehyde dehydrogenase — protein: MGKGFFHVPPAVNEPIKSYAPGSPEREEVLNTYKELYNSTVEVPCYINGKEVKTGDTATMHPPHDHKHTLGTYHKATRENVEEAIEGSLKARQEWADLPWEQRAAVFLRAAELIAGPYRAKINAATMLAQSKTIFQAEIDSACELIDFLRFNVEYMTQIFDDQPESTSEAWNRVEYRPLEGFVYAITPFNFTAIAGNLPASAALMGNVALWKPSDSQVYSAQVVMEVFKEAGVPDGVINMVMGDPVMISDVAISHPDFTGLHFTGSTNVFQDLWKTIGNNIHTYKTYPRIVGETGGKDFIMAHKSADAKQVATAIARGAFEFQGQKCSACSRCYIPKSLWADVKKYLVEDVKSFKMGSPEDMGNFVTAVIHEGSFDKLASYIDKAKEDKDAEIIVGGNYDKSKGWFVEPTVIVTDNPKYTTMQTELFGPVVTIYVYEDEEFDDTLKLVDETSIYALTGSIFSTDRHAAAHATKALQNCAGNFYINDKCTGAVVGQQPFGGARASGTNDKAGSKLNLLRWVSPRLIKETFVAPKDYRYPFLGED
- the nusB gene encoding transcription antitermination factor NusB; protein product: MQSLYAYEQSENQNLNAEEKFLKKSMEDMYDLFLLMLNLMIETRNHAESYLEKTSKMHLATEEEKTPNRKFINNELLKRLDASEYFNNLITDRKLTNWSRDDEYKTIIWESLRNSQIYQNYIESDKQSFKEDRNFVAEFFSEIIAPNEKLYDYLEDHKLTWLDDLPIVNTTIYKLIEKAKKDDVAFGIPRLFRNTEDRDFAVELMQKTILNDVEYTSEISKKTPNWDKERIAELDAVLMKMAICEFVKFPSIPVKVTINEYLEIAKEYSTPKSSIFINGILDKISKEFKADGKLNKMGRGLM
- a CDS encoding DUF1573 domain-containing protein translates to MKKGILVMFAAAAMVFTSCKENAADKVNEENVAAAAERDAQAGDFPVMEFSKTEHDFGTINEGDVVEHEFTFTNTGKAPLVVTNAKGSCGCTVPTWSKEPIAPGAEGKMLVKFNSNGKPNQQVKTVNITANTEAGKELIKIKAFVTPKKKAAGTPEAK
- the ytxJ gene encoding bacillithiol system redox-active protein YtxJ — protein: MGFFDKFKSSRDIAKEEIKEVPWKLLSDVSQLDKILEESKSKPVGIFKHSTRCGISKMVLRGFEREYDLDDEKASIYMLDLLNYRSISNEIAAKFQVFHESPQFIVLENGQTKNHASHQSISVDQLK
- a CDS encoding ABC transporter ATP-binding protein yields the protein MKELQHLNKYFYKYKWQLILGLIITLVAKVFAVLVPRFIGNISNVIEQRINGGFSSDSTYYDALLTNILLVIGVALLSALFTFFMRQTIIVVSRHIEYDLKNEVFRQYQNLSLNFYKKNRTGDLMNRISEDVSKVRMYAGPAYMYSVSTFGMFLVAIPYMIYLSPTLTLYTIIPLPVLSFAIYKLSKAIHKRSTVVQQYLSKLNTFTQESFSGISVIKSYGLEAQTNTGFTTLANDSKEKNINLVKVQAFFFPLMVLLIGVSNILVIYIGGRMLINGTIENFGILVQFLLYVNMLTWPVAVIGWVTSMIQQAEASQKRINEFLVEEPEIKNLNEAPSKITGAIAFKNVSFVYDDTGIEALKNISFKVSPNETLAIIGKTGSGKSTLLELIGRLYDVTSGVLTIDGTDIRQLNLNSLRKSIGYVPQDAFLFSESIKENIKFGKAEATDKEVMQAAKNASVHKNIVGFSNGYDTVLGERGITLSGGQKQRVSIARAIIQDPKILLFDDCLSAVDTETEEAILSNLYDISKDKTTIIVSHRVSSAKNADQIIVLEDGKIQQQGSHSELINKDGYYKELYEKQLSEKEI
- the yajC gene encoding preprotein translocase subunit YajC is translated as MGDLGSFLPILAMFAVVYFFMIAPQMKRQKKEKAFAKELKKGDRIVTKSGMHGKILDFSDKLGAVVIETGAGKITFDRSAISMEASQKLNAPPAEKK
- a CDS encoding Leu/Phe/Val dehydrogenase, with product MTHDIISASDLKKVAPVFGQLSFDDHEQIVFCNDKDTGLKAIIGIHSTVLGPALGGTRMWNYESEWDALNDVLRLSRGMTFKSAITGLNLGGGKAVIIGDAKTQKTPELMKSFGEYVHSLSGKYITAEDVGMETVDMDLVREVTPYVTGISESKGGAGNPSPITAYGVFMGMKAAAKYKFGDDNLEGKRVLVQGIGHVGESLVEHITNEGAEVIISDINQERLEYVRDTYGASIYGGSDIYSEDVDIYAPCALGATVNDETIHKIKAKVIAGAANNQLEDENKHGKILQDRGIVYAPDFLINAGGIINVYAELEGYDKKEIIRKTENIFNTTLEILNSADVNKITTHTAALQIAQQRIATRKMENEG